A segment of the Trifolium pratense cultivar HEN17-A07 linkage group LG7, ARS_RC_1.1, whole genome shotgun sequence genome:
GATGGATCGACGAAAAGACTTTAAAACCAGCCAAAGTTGGTGTTGGAATTCCGGTTGCTGTTAAGAAGTCAAACGCCGATAGTCTCCAAGGTTTACAAGAATGGCAGGTTAATTTCTAGttccttaattaattatatgcatattttttaacattttcatgttttttgttGAACGAATTGAAGCGACAAGAACTAAGTCTGATGATTATTTAAAGTGTCAACTAATTATATGTAACTTGTCAGATAGATTTTACTACTTCAGTTATAGTATATCCTTAAATAGtacaaaaaaatacatagaaATTTGTGATGCAAGATATTTTCTTAATCTTTTTTAtcaatagtatatttttttgttgttgtttttagtTCGTAAACGAGGTGACTAACACCACTGAAACTCATATACACAGTTCATTGACATTTTTGTAGCTTGGACTTCACTTAATTTTACATTTAGTTTAAATGTGAATTTGGTTTGTGTTTGGTTGCAGAGTGAAGTGAAATTTTTGGGAAAATTCTCTCATCCAAATCTTGTTAAACTACTTGGCTACTGCTGGGAGGAAAATCAATTCTTGTTAGTCTACGAATGCATGCAAAAGGGCAGCTTGGAAAGTCATCTTTTCAGAAGtacgaaaataaaatatagactagatacattaattatacaataaacttgaaaaatgaaattttacttatattttgtcaCGGAGTGAGTAATGCATAAAGTACTGGTAATTAATCAAAATGTATGTTTTTTATGCATGTCTAAATTAATGAATGGTATTGTATTATTGTTTGCAAGGCCCTGAACCACTTTCTTGGGAAATAAGGCTGAAGATAGCCATAGGAGCTGCCAAAGGTTTGGCTTTCTTGCACACTTCAGAAAAGTCTGTTATTTATAGAGACTTCAAGTCCTCCAACATTTTGCTTGATGGGGTATGCATGCATATGTAATATTAATCAAgttaattattgtgtttttttatgatttttgaataaatgtgtttgtgatgatgatgaatgcTTAATTCAAATCAATTATTGAGATTGATGTGTGACTTTTCATCAAATATATTAGGACTTTAATGCAAAGTTGTCTGATTTTGGGTTGGCCAAGCTTGGGCCTGTAAATGGTAGATCACATGTAACTACAAGAATCATGGGCACATATGGTTATGCAGCTCCTGAGTACATGGCTACAGGTAATTAAAATACCACATtacttaaatttatattttatgagtAACTAGCTATAAAGCACCATAGACAAAAACATCGAAAACGACACCGACACATTGATACCagtaaaaatttgagaaaatgaattaataGAATGTAAGGACATGTATCAGTGTCGTGTCAATGTCAGATATAGATATTAGACACGTCTTTCatcagaagtgtcggtgctacatagataactcatgaaataaattttctactAATATTGTGTTGACATAGCAGgccttaattattttattacttgatGAAGAAATATTCCTAAGATTCTATGAAAGAAAAAATCCTCAAAATAGCTGGCATATATAATGGCTAATGTATATTCATGGCATAATATATTTATCCATTTTTGACAGGTCATCTATATGTGAAAAGTGATGTGTATGGATTTGGTGTTGTGCTTCTAGAAATGTTAACAGGTTTAATAGCATTGGACCCAAATAGGCCAACACATGAGATGAATTTGGTGGAATTCACAAAGAGTTCTCTAAGTGACAAAAAGAAACTCAAAAAAATAATGGATCAAAGGTTGGAGAAAAATTATCCATTAACATCAGCATTTTTAATAGCCCAAGTTATACTCAAATGTTTAGAATCTGACCCAAAAAATAGACCATCAATGGAGCAAGTATTGGAAACTTTAGAAAAGGCTCAAACCATCAAAGTTAAAACCAAAGTGAAGAAATCAAGAAGCTCTGTGCATCAAAAAACTAAGAGTCCAAATGAGCATAATTGGTCACTCTAAATTAAGAACTCATTCTCTTCAATAGCTAGCACTCCAATATACTTTGTAATTTCCACATTGATTATTCTGTATTATACTCTGTGCACAtatgtataatttttaatttattagcTGTTATGTTTAGTATAGTTTCTTGTTCAAATAGTGTCTTTTGTCACATTTTGTGctaattagaaaaattatattttatttatttgataattttttttgtttacaatgaatcAGAGAACCAAACTCaggacctcatgcatactatccaaacccCCTAAAacaccctaattttttttttgtttatttgataaATGAAACACCCTAAAACAAACGAGAAAATGTAATTTGTTTTCTATTATTGTTGAACACTAGTTAAAAAGTGGGGTAAATTATGTGAATATCTTTACATAATTTAGCTTATTAATGTCATACTGATAAAGTTTTAACGACATAACTAAATAGTGGCCTGGTATAGATCTTAGAAGTACAGTATTGGTCTAAATAGTGATCTGAAGGGTGTTTAGGAGGAGCGGTCGTTCAGGGCACAAGAATTTTAGGAGCATCAATTACTATGACTAAATGCTTTTAAAGCTAATTTCATGTAATTCTTTCGGATCGGAGAGTTGCTCTCTTCTCCATACATAAGTCAATTTGGATCAAAATAGATTAACAATTTTGGCGTGTTTGTTCATCTACTACTATATTTATCTTGTTTTTGATTTGATTACGTGTATTTGATTACACATAGGTTGCTATATCATTTTGCTTGAGTTGTTTAATATAGTTGACATTGTTATTTGTCCCACATACTAGATGAGGTACTGGGAAATTTTTTAGAGACAACAATTTAGGGTTATAAGTGAATATCTCATTTGCATAAGTCTGTAAACTTGCGAGGTTTTGTGCAAAACGCGAAGCGTTTGACTTTGGGTGCAAGGCACCtgttgaagttttttttttttttcaccatcagttgaatctggttcgggagtcggaggtcagttctgacatcaagtagtttcagcccccctcccgatcgcagttgcggggatcgaaccgcggtcctccctactaagttcagcgtcaatcaccactgaaccaactaacgattggtggcACATGTTGAAGTTTGTTTTTCGCATTTTCCATATCTATTACAAGTAGTTTATATTCATTCGTGaaagtttcaatttcaataactaacaaaaaaaaactgacaAAAAGTTAATTTGGGATAAAATTTTTGGCTTCACTTAATTTTACCATTAGTTTGAACGAGAATTTTGTTTGGTATTATGATAGTAGTATGTGTTTGGGTGCAAACTcaagtgaaatttttggagaagTTTTCTCGTCCAAACCTTGTTACTCCTTAATTTTGGT
Coding sequences within it:
- the LOC123899284 gene encoding probable serine/threonine-protein kinase PIX13 isoform X1; translation: MGNCFANSGVDNKIHKNITSTTYKQHDTTSSAGVEDERSTVGAKIAAVEKERGGERAVGKIVTPNLKMFTLDELKSATRNFRPDTVLGEGGFGRVFKGWIDEKTLKPAKVGVGIPVAVKKSNADSLQGLQEWQSEVKFLGKFSHPNLVKLLGYCWEENQFLLVYECMQKGSLESHLFRSPEPLSWEIRLKIAIGAAKGLAFLHTSEKSVIYRDFKSSNILLDGDFNAKLSDFGLAKLGPVNGRSHVTTRIMGTYGYAAPEYMATGHLYVKSDVYGFGVVLLEMLTGLIALDPNRPTHEMNLVEFTKSSLSDKKKLKKIMDQRLEKNYPLTSAFLIAQVILKCLESDPKNRPSMEQVLETLEKAQTIKVKTKVKKSRSSVHQKTKSPNEHNWSL
- the LOC123899284 gene encoding probable serine/threonine-protein kinase PIX13 isoform X2 → MGNCFANSGVDNKIHKNITSTTYKQHDTTSSAEDERSTVGAKIAAVEKERGGERAVGKIVTPNLKMFTLDELKSATRNFRPDTVLGEGGFGRVFKGWIDEKTLKPAKVGVGIPVAVKKSNADSLQGLQEWQSEVKFLGKFSHPNLVKLLGYCWEENQFLLVYECMQKGSLESHLFRSPEPLSWEIRLKIAIGAAKGLAFLHTSEKSVIYRDFKSSNILLDGDFNAKLSDFGLAKLGPVNGRSHVTTRIMGTYGYAAPEYMATGHLYVKSDVYGFGVVLLEMLTGLIALDPNRPTHEMNLVEFTKSSLSDKKKLKKIMDQRLEKNYPLTSAFLIAQVILKCLESDPKNRPSMEQVLETLEKAQTIKVKTKVKKSRSSVHQKTKSPNEHNWSL